The nucleotide sequence CCAGTTTTCCATAAACTGGCTGGCCAGTTCGACGGCATCCCATTCCACGCCATTGATGCCGGCAGCATCTGCTTCATTAATCGTCGTCAGCATATGCTGCAGACCATGACCGAATTCATGGAACAGTGTTTCCACTTCTCGAAATGTCATCAGTGAGGGTTTTGAACCTACCGGCGGCGTAGAATTGCACACCAGGTGCGCGACCGGAAGCTGTACTGTTCCGTTCACAATTTTGCGACCCAGGCAGTCGTCCATCCAGGCACCTCCCCGTTTGTCGGCAGGGCGGGCGTAGGGATCCAGGTAAAAACCGGCAATCGTTTCGCCGGACTCATTCGCGATGTTGAAATAACGGACATCCTTATTCCAGACAGGGATATCATCCGTGACCTGGGTGACTGTGATTCCAAAGATACGATTGACCAGTTGAAACAGACCATCCAGTACTTTTTCCAGCGAGAAATAAGGTCGTAACTCTTCATCAGTATAACTGAAACGCTGTTCCCGCAGACGTTCTGACCAGAAGGCGAAGTCCCATTGGATAATAGGTTCTGTTTCGCCTTGTGCAGATGCAAACTCCTGCAGATCTTTCAAATCCTGTTGACCGTTTTCAAAGGAGGCAGTTCGCAGTCGTTCTTCCATCTCGAGAACGGCGTCGATGCTGGGCGCCATTTTTTCTGCCAGACTGACTTCGGCGAAGTTGGCATATCCCAGCAGATGCGCTTTCTCTTTGCGTAACTTGAGAATCTCCGGAATCAATGGTTCATTATTGATTTCACCCTCTGATGCACGCGTAATAAACGCACGATATACTTTTTCCCTTAATTCGCGATTGCGGCAGTGCTGCATAAAAGGACCGAAGCAGGGAAAGTCCAGACTGATGCGCCAGGGGCCTTCTTCCGGAGTTGCTTCGACTTCAGGTTTTTTCTCATCCCAGCTGTTGTAGGATTGTGCGGCCAACTGTTTAAGGCTGTCCGGGAAGCCAGCGACATCATCCGCGCTGGTAATGATCAGTGTGAAAGCTTTTGTAGCATCCAGCACGTTGTTGGCAAATTTCGTGGACAGGCTCGAAAGTTCTCTGGCAATTTCATTGAACCGGGTCAGTTGTTCGCCGGAGAGACCGATACCTGCCAGTTCCGCTGACAGGATCCGTTTCTCGATAATCCGCCTTTGTGCATCATTGAGCGAATTCCAGTTTTCACTGTCTCGCAAAGCGACTAATGCTTCGTAAATGGGCTTACTCTGCCTGGCACTTAATGAAAATGCAACAATGTCCGGTAAAACACTTTCGTAGGCTTCCCGGATTTCAGGAGTATTTTTCACGCCCAGCAGATGGCCCACAGAACCCCATGATCGTTCCCAGGGATAGTCCAGTTCTTCCAGAGGCTGCATTAAACCTTCCCAGGAGGGCTGCGCTTCCGCTTCGATTTTTTTCAGACCCGCTTCTGACTGCTCCAGAAGTGCTTTGACAGCTGGCTGAATATGTTGCGGTTCGATACGATCGAAACGTGGAAGTCCCTCTAATACCAGGAGGGGATTATCTGATAAACTCGATTGCTGATCCATTTGTGAAACTGTCCTTCCCGGGGGAATTGATAATATGCATAATTGAGAGGTTATTGATACAAAAACCGGCTCTGCAGCTGATGAGGCAGGTCATCATAAAATAAACAGGCTCTGATTTAAAAGGCATTCTTATGGATTCGGGAAATCGATACAATGCCTGAAATCAGTTTAACTCTTTTACAGGAAAGTTAGTACCGGAGAGCAGGTAATATGAAGCAGCTTTTCTCGGTCTGGACTGGACTGGCAGTGTTCGTTTTTCTCTCGTCTTTCTGTCGGTCTGAAGAGGCTGGTCCGTCATCAGATCAGAATCAAAACGAAAAATACACAGCGAAGGATTTAGTTATGAAGACCATGGGCGGACGGCAGTTCTGGGGGGATGTACAGTTTTTTCATGGCTGGAAGATTCAGCAGCATGTCATCAGTCAGCATTATCGTCTGCTGGATCCGAAAGACCAGAGACATGCCAGTGGCTCATTGGCAGTCTGTCAGCAGCGCCTCGAAGAGATTAAAGCAGCTGAACGGCTTCCGCCTATGCAGGGCAAAGCCGTAATTCTGATACATGGTATCATTCGCTCTTCCAAGTCATTTGTAAAAATGAAAGAGTCCTGTCAGCAGAAAAACTGGCTGGTGGTCCCCTTTGATTACCCGAGTACGCAGCGGACGATCCCCGAAAATGCGAGCTATCTGGGTCAGGTCATTCAATCACTCGAAGGTATTGAAGAGATTGATCTGGTGGTACACAGTATGGGAGGGCTGGTCGTGCGTTCGTGGCTGTCACAACAGGAGGTTGTCGACCCGCGCGTGAAACGCATGGTCATGCTGGGAGTCCCCAATCGGGGAGCCGATATGGCTGATCGCTTCCGCTCCAATTTACTGTTCAAAGCCA is from Gimesia maris and encodes:
- a CDS encoding M3 family metallopeptidase, translated to MDQQSSLSDNPLLVLEGLPRFDRIEPQHIQPAVKALLEQSEAGLKKIEAEAQPSWEGLMQPLEELDYPWERSWGSVGHLLGVKNTPEIREAYESVLPDIVAFSLSARQSKPIYEALVALRDSENWNSLNDAQRRIIEKRILSAELAGIGLSGEQLTRFNEIARELSSLSTKFANNVLDATKAFTLIITSADDVAGFPDSLKQLAAQSYNSWDEKKPEVEATPEEGPWRISLDFPCFGPFMQHCRNRELREKVYRAFITRASEGEINNEPLIPEILKLRKEKAHLLGYANFAEVSLAEKMAPSIDAVLEMEERLRTASFENGQQDLKDLQEFASAQGETEPIIQWDFAFWSERLREQRFSYTDEELRPYFSLEKVLDGLFQLVNRIFGITVTQVTDDIPVWNKDVRYFNIANESGETIAGFYLDPYARPADKRGGAWMDDCLGRKIVNGTVQLPVAHLVCNSTPPVGSKPSLMTFREVETLFHEFGHGLQHMLTTINEADAAGINGVEWDAVELASQFMENWCYHKPTLLGMAKHFETGETLPDELFEKIKAARNFQAGTQMLRQIQFGVVDLKLHSEFDPDGSESVFDVQREISQSTSVLPMLPEDRFLCSFQHIFAGGYAAGYFSYKWAEVLSADAFSAFEEAGLDDEQAVEATGRRFRDTILAMGGSRHPMDLFKEFRGREPSPEPLLRHTGLL
- a CDS encoding alpha/beta fold hydrolase, encoding MKTMGGRQFWGDVQFFHGWKIQQHVISQHYRLLDPKDQRHASGSLAVCQQRLEEIKAAERLPPMQGKAVILIHGIIRSSKSFVKMKESCQQKNWLVVPFDYPSTQRTIPENASYLGQVIQSLEGIEEIDLVVHSMGGLVVRSWLSQQEVVDPRVKRMVMLGVPNRGADMADRFRSNLLFKAIFGPAGQQLVTEVNSDFISNLPTPPFSFGVVAGGRNTLKGYNPLIRGDNDGTVAVSSTRLPGADDFIMLPVLHSFMMNDPETIAHTLRFLETGVFRESGKPQPIPVPQTVTVP